One Hyperolius riggenbachi isolate aHypRig1 chromosome 12, aHypRig1.pri, whole genome shotgun sequence genomic window, AAACCAGTGTACTATGCTTTGAAAAAAGAGAAGATCAACCAAAAAGAAGAGATTGGGCATGTCTGGTCTCCTCCTGGGAGAGAATATGTCATTCAACCGGGAAGAATAACCTGTCTAAGGGCAAAAGTGAGGATGTGTGGAAAGGCAGTTACTTCCCACTTCATGATGGAAATGGGCTCAGAAGTAGAATTGCCACCTGGTCTGGAGTTAATACCAGAGGTCTGGCCAGCCGACAAATTGAAACACCCACATGATACcttgccagtggggttgaagaacAAAGGGAGCACACCCATTATTCTTCGCTCCCAAGTCCGTCTGGGAAATGTATATGCTGCCACACCTTTGTCTCCAAGTGATAACACCAATATAAATGAACTGAGTCTGGAAGATGTTGACTAAGGAGGTGGTATCTTGTCACCAGAATGGGTGGCTCGAATTAAAGAGatgctgaagcaaaaaaaaaactgtttttctaCAAGTGAATATGACATAGGTCGTTCTAAGAGTGAAATGCATAGCATCAGGCTGAAGGAAGATCGGCCCTTTAGGGAACGCTCAAGAAGAGTTGCTCCAGGAGATCTGGAGGACCTGCGACAGCACTTGATGGAATTGAAAACCGCTGGGGTGATTCAGGAGTCCAGAAGCCCTTATGCCTCCCCCATTGTGGttgtcaggaaaaaaaatggatcAATACGCATGTGCATTGACTACCGCACTTTGAATCAGCGAACCATCCCTGATCAATACACCACCCCACGGATAGAGGATGCACTTAATTGTTTGGTGGGCAGCAAATGGTTCAGCGTGTTAGATCTGAGGAGTGGATACTACCAAATTCCAATGGACCCTAGAGACAGAGAAAAGACTGCGTTCATCACTCCTCTGGGGTTCTTCGAGTTTAATGACATGCCTCAAGGTCTATCAAATGCTCCAGCAACTTTTCAGCGGCTCATGGAAAGAACAGTTGGAGATATGCATCTTCTTGAAGTACTTGTCTACCTGGATGACATCATTGTCTTCGGGAAAACATTAGAAGAGCATGAGACAAGGCTAAGGAAAGTGTTGAATAGGATTGAAAAAGAAGGATTGAAACTATCCTTGGACAAATGCAAGTTTTTCCAGCCTTCAGTGACATATGTCGGACATGTGGTGTCTGCAGAGGGTATAGCAACAGATCCCAGCAAAGTTGAAGCAGTGACATCTTGGCCTAAGCCCCGTACCATCACAGAGTTGCGCTCATTTCTTGGGTTCTGCAGCTATTACAGAAGATTTGTACAAGGGTTTGCCAAGACAGCCCGTCCACTAAACCAACTGCTTCAAAGTGATGTGGATGTCACTGAACCGGATGAAGGCTTCAAGTTGAAGAACGTGAAGGGACCAAGAGGGCCTAAAGAGTGTATTGAGGACCGCTGGACCTCTGAGTGTGATGAAGCATTTGAAAAGCTCAAGCATTGTCTTACCCATGCTCCAGTGCTAGCCTATGCTGACTCAACTAAACCCTATACACTCCATGTAGATGCTAGCAGAGAAGGTCTGGGAGGAGTTCTCTATCAGGAGCAAGATCAGGGGTTAAGGCCTGTGGCTTTCATTAGCCGAAGTTTATCTCCAACTGAAAAGAACTATCCAGCCCACAAATTGGAATTTCTTGCCCTGAAATGGGCTGTAGTGGACAAACTGCATGACTACCTTTATGGAGCTGAGTTCGAAGTTCAGACTGACAATAATCCtttgacatacatacagactACTGCAAAGTTGGATGCCACTGGACACAGATGGATGGCTGCCCTGTCTAACTACAATTTCAGTCTGAAGTACCGTCCAGGCACCCAGAATGGAGATGCTGATGGTCTATCCCGTAGACCTCATGAAGACTTACACCCTGATGATGAATGGGTAGAAATACCTGCACCAGGAGTGAGAGCTATGTGCCAATTTTCAACAGTCCAGCAGAGAAGTGAATGTTGGGCCCAGAACCTAGCGCTACCAGCCGAAAGCCTACCTTCATCCTATTGCAATCTAGTCACTCTGCAGGCTTCTTCATTACCAGCGTTGAGCAACAGTGATCTCAGAAGAGATCAGATGGAAGATCCTTTAGGAAAATTAGCAGTGACAGCCTTAGGGAAGAATCAAGTTGACATTCTTCGTACAGATGTTCACCCAATGGCAAGGCTATTGGTCAAAGAGTGGGACCGGCTTCAGATACGAAATGGACTTGTATACAGAAGGGCTCCAAGTGCCGTCAacagtgaaaaatggcagttaTTACTTCCTCAGAAATACAAGGAGACAGTACTTTGTGCATTGCATGATGAACATGGCCATCTGGGTTATGACAGAACTTTGGGGCTCGTGAGAGACAGATTTTATTGGCCATGTATGAAGCAAGACATAGAGGACTATTGCCGTTCCTGTTTGTGCTGTATTCAAAGAAAGACTTTGCCCACAAGAGCTGCTCACTTGGGACAGTTACAGAGTGGAGGACCACTAGAACTTGTATGCATAGACTTTCTCAGTATTGAACCTGACGAAGGGGGAATCAGCAACGTGTTGGTTGTGACAGACCATTATACAAGATACGCTCAGGCATTTCCTGCTCGTGATCAGAAAGCCCTCACAGTTGCTAAACTGCTTGTTGAAAAGTTCTTTGTTCATTATGGACTACCAAAGAGAATTCATTCTGACCAGGGGCGTGATTTTGAGAGCAAGCTTGTAAGAGAACTACTGACACTTTTGGGAGTGCAGAAGAGTCGCACCACCCCATATCATCCACAAGGGGATGCCCAGCCCGAACGCTTCAACAGGACTTTACTTGACATGCTGGGGACTTTGTCTATTGAAAAAAAGAGTCATTGGAGTAGACATGTGGCCACAGTGGTGCATGCCTATAACAGCACAAAAAATGATGCCACAGGATTCTCACCTTACTTTTTAATGTTTGGCCGAGAAGCTCGTCTCCCTGTTGATCTGACATTTGGAGTTTCTGCTGATGACACCCCGGTGAACTCTCACACCAGCTATGTGGAGAGACTCAAGAAAGGCCTTAAGCAAGCTTATGAGTTGGCTGAAATCTCTTCAGGACAGAGACATCAACAGAATAAGGCCCGCTATGACAAGAAAGTGAAAGTACATGATCTTCAACCAGGGGACCGAGTTCTTTTGAGGAATGTGGGCTTTCAAGGCAAGCACAAATTAGCAAATCGTTGGGGCTCTGATCCCTACATCatctgttcccaactgccaaacaTTCCAGTCTACCAAGTCCGCCCTGAAGGGAAGGAAGGGCCAACCAAGACTTGGCATCGTAACAACTTGATGCCCCTAGCAGAAACTGTGAGGATGATAAATTCTGAACCCAAACGGGCACAAGGAAAATCAAATTCCAGGCGATCCAAAAGATTGCAGAGAAGAGGAGGGGCTACCCAGTTAGCTGAAGAACCAGTGACCACCTTtgatggagaagaagacagtgatagTGAATGGGGTATAAATGGACTTTTctatgatagtgtgcacaacaacCCCATTGAAAGTGATCTGAATGCTAATGCTCTAGAGTTCATCCCTTGTCAAATTGACCAATCCAAAACAGACATCTGTATAGATGGTTCTTCGGCTCTGAACGAACAACAAAATGAGAGTTTTCCCCTGCCTACTATGGACAATGACCTCTTGTTTGCAGTTAATCCAAGTGTAGGTGACTCCCGGGTCACTCCAGAACTAGAGGATGTGACTACTACAGAAATAAAGTGTGTCAATGATGCACCACCTGTTGAAGCATGCTCCCCGGTCAACACCTCTGAACTAAGGCCACCCAGACAGATTAGGCCTCCACAGAGACTCACATATGACACTATGGGAAATAGTACTCAAGAGCCTGTGAGCACTGCACATCGAGGAATCTACGCCCATGTTCCCTTTGCCCTTTGCTCCAAAGGTGACACCCTCCCCACAATAATGTGTGTTGATGATGCTCCATGGTGGAATGTCCCATTTGACTACAGCACTAATGTTCAGTTAGTTAAACATTAAATGTTATTTGAAATAATGTTAGATCTAAGCCATTTCTTGGGAGGACCCAAGCCTTTTTAAGTGGGGGGAGAGTGTAACACCCTCACAGGTTTGTGTAATGGTAATGTTTAATGCTAAACCTTTTTATTTCCCTCATGGGTTGCAGTACACAGTTATGCCCACTAAGGGGTGCACTTAGGAAAGATTACTGTGCCACCTAGGAACCAAGTTTTCAGAGGACAGTTCCCCAGAGAGAGGAAGTTTTGGCGCAATAAtcatggaggaggagagagaaggaacAGAGGATTGActtgtgtcctgtgtgtgctgtTAAAGACAGAGTTACTGGATTGTCTGGCCGGACAGAAGATCAAGCTGTATGACTGCTGCACTGGGACCAGAGAGAGTGGACTGTTTCCTTGAATGAGTGAGCCCAAGGACTTCATCATAGTGAGTTGCTGGTATTTCTGCCCTCAGAGGTAACAGATCTGCACACCATTCTACAGTGTTTTGAACAGTGCATCCAGGACCGGAGAGTGAGATCAACACACATCAATGCCCTGCATTCACCCCAGATGCATTGTTACTAGCTGTCTGTCTGGAGGACACTGTGCTAACTCTTCTAGTGCACATTTCTCATGCTGATATTGCAATACTCACAAGGTAAATGCTTAGAGCCTAGGAACCCTGTTCTGGATCATATAACTCAGTAAAGTGCAGGAATCATAGACTGTGGACTCAGACAATAGTTAGGGATCTTCCTGCACAAGTGAACTAAACTGTCCACCACTGTTATAAATATTCAACTGAGAGACGGGCCCCAACGCATGCAGCTGccaactttttcttctttttgctaCCACCAGGACtatatttttctccctttttgGTATATTTAAGTATTGGAAGCCATTTTCAGGGATTAAGATATTCGGCTGCTGTATTTTCATGTGATTAGCCTCAATATCTAACTTTCATTGTATTCTCAGCATAGTTTAACTTTATAGTGAAACTCGTTATAGCGACACCCTGTGGAGAAAAGTGTAATCGATTGAAATGACTGTTTAAGGAACTGTTTGACCTTGCTTTACATTCCATATTGCAGTATTATTTTATAACTAGTAATATTGTGTGCAAGATTGTGTGCTTATCATTATTTTGTTTAGGGTCTTTCTGTTGAAAATAAACAGGCCCATTGTTCATATAAACTGTGTCTGAGCattggggaagaaaaaggggaGTTCACCGGAGCAAAGGAGGTCTGAACCTACTATCCCACTTCTAAGACACACCCACGGGTGCGCTACATTTTGGGGGCTCGTCTGGGATTTATTTCAGACCATAACTCCGCCCCTTTTCACCCTTTTGAAGCACaataaagacaaaaaaaatggACTCAAAATCAGTCACTGAGTGGTGTCAGACCTGTAGAGTGGACTTAGACAAAGCACTGGCATTGATAGTCCCTAGTACTAAATTATCCCGCCGTCAGCTTTATGATTTGATGGAAGACATTATCCCAGGAGAACATTGTCTAATTAGAGATATAAAAGTTAATAGGGACACAGAAGAGGAGAGGACAGATGTTCTGCTTCAGTGGGAGACACCAGTGTCAGCGTTAGATTTCCCTGaggactttgaatttgggaaagaggGACTTAAAGCTAGATTGGTCCGAACAGAGTTTTCGCCTGAAAACAAGTCAGTAGATGCAAATGATATGGTCACCACCTCTGAGTTAGTACAAGCTTTGACCGAAGTAATGAGTAAATGTGCGACTCTGGGCCAGGAATCTTTAGCATCTGAATACCGAAAATTAAAGTTCTTTTCAGGGACTCAGCCCACACCAAATGGGGAGGAGGAGTTTGAACCCTGGCTGGATCAAGTACTTCAAGTAATAGAAGAATGGAGTGTTTCGGAAGCTATTAAGAAACAGCGAGTGGCTGAAAGTCTCAAAGGGGCGGCcgcagaagtgatcagaaatctaagattgagcaaaagggactgCTCAGCTAGAGACTACCTGAACGCTTTACAAGACGTTTTTGGCCGAACTGAGACAGTGGAAGAGCTTCAATACAAGTTCACTCATACCTATCAGATGGAGGGGGAGAAATTGTCCCAGTATATTAGGCGGTTGGATCGAATACTTCATCAACTAATGCTCAAGAAGGGGATAGACTCAGACCAAGTAGATCAGAAAAGACTTCAGCAGATATTTCAGGGTGCATTACCCCTAGATCCCATCATGATAAAGATGCGGGCACAAACAAAACAGACAACTTTAATGTATCATCAGTTGGTGAAAGCTGTCAGAGAGGAAGAAGCAGTGTTGGAAGAAAGGAGCACTGCTCAGGTACAAACAGGAGCAATGGTTCACAGTGCCGTTAGTTTCGAAGCATCACAGATACAGTCACAAGTAGCTACACTAGCAGATTCAATAACACAGATTGTCAAGACAGTAGAGGGGCTGCAGAAGACAGTCAAGACACTAGCAGAAGAGAAGCAAACAGATGCAGCATCTGCAGGTATGGCAGTCAGAAAATAATTAAATGGAGTCAGATCAAGACCATTCGTTGGATTCTGTTACCGATGtggagagacaggacacatgagACGGGGATGTCCAAATCCTGAGAATCTGAGGAGAGTAAATGAAATGTTCTTGGTGAACTCGATGCAGGGAAACTTCAGAGGGCCTCAGTGAAGGAGCCAACTGTGTGCCCAAGTTCAAAGCGCTCCATAAATAACACCATGAAGGAAAGAATCCCTGCCTCGAATTCTTCAcccattttcacttcagatgaCAGAAGACGAACACAGCCAGACCTACGCCCTTCAGAGCAGTTCAGAGTCTCACCCATCAAGCCTGCTCCATTGAAAGAGACAGCAAAAGCTTCAAGACGACCATCTACCGCTCATCAGCATGCCAACTGTAAGGCAGTGGAAAGAACAAGGAATGAGAAGCTGCCAGCTGGTCTAATTGGGCCTTCCCCCCTAGTGCCAATTAAGATAGAAGGAATCTATAGCAAGGCTTTGTTGGACACTGGGGCTCAAGTTACTATTTTATTCAGAGACTTTTATCAGAAGCACCTGAAACACTTGCCACTACAAAGACTGGAAGATCTGGAGATCTGGGGACTGAGCGACACAAAGTTCCCATATGATGGCTATGTCTCACTCAAGTTAGAGTTCCCTACCCCAGTGGTGGGGATCAGCGAAGAAGTTGACACTCTAGCTGTTGTGTGCCCAAGACCTAaagagaagggagaagctgccATGTTGGTTGGGACAAATACAGACTTTATTCGGAGATTGTTGAGACTGCAATTGGCTGAGAACTGTCCCTCGCTTCACCCATTCTTAAAACCAGTGTACTATGCTTTGAAAAAAGAGAAGATCAACCAAAAAGAAGAGATTGGGCATGTCTGGTCTCCTCCTGGGAGAGAATATGTCATTCAACCGTAAAGAATAACCTGTCTAAGGGCAAAAGTGAGGATGTGTGGAAAGGCAGTTACTTCCCACTTCATGATGGAAAT contains:
- the LOC137541994 gene encoding uncharacterized protein, translating into MHSIRLKEDRPFRERSRRVAPGDLEDLRQHLMELKTAGVIQESRSPYASPIVVVRKKNGSIRMCIDYRTLNQRTIPDQYTTPRIEDALNCLVGSKWFSVLDLRSGYYQIPMDPRDREKTAFITPLGFFEFNDMPQGLSNAPATFQRLMERTVGDMHLLEVLVYLDDIIVFGKTLEEHETRLRKVLNRIEKEGLKLSLDKCKFFQPSVTYVGHVVSAEGIATDPSKVEAVTSWPKPRTITELRSFLGFCSYYRRFVQGFAKTARPLNQLLQSDVDVTEPDEGFKLKNVKGPRGPKECIEDRWTSECDEAFEKLKHCLTHAPVLAYADSTKPYTLHVDASREGLGGVLYQEQDQGLRPVAFISRSLSPTEKNYPAHKLEFLALKWAVVDKLHDYLYGAEFEVQTDNNPLTYIQTTAKLDATGHRWMAALSNYNFSLKYRPGTQNGDADGLSRRPHEDLHPDDEWVEIPAPGVRAMCQFSTVQQRSECWAQNLALPAESLPSSYCNLVTLQASSLPALSNSDLRRDQMEDPLGKLAVTALGKNQVDILRTDVHPMARLLVKEWDRLQIRNGLVYRRAPSAVNSEKWQLLLPQKYKETVLCALHDEHGHLGYDRTLGLVRDRFYWPCMKQDIEDYCRSCLCCIQRKTLPTRAAHLGQLQSGGPLELVCIDFLSIEPDEGGISNVLVVTDHYTRYAQAFPARDQKALTVAKLLVEKFFVHYGLPKRIHSDQGRDFESKLVRELLTLLGVQKSRTTPYHPQGDAQPERFNRTLLDMLGTLSIEKKSHWSRHVATVVHAYNSTKNDATGFSPYFLMFGREARLPVDLTFGVSADDTPVNSHTSYVERLKKGLKQAYELAEISSGQRHQQNKARYDKKVKVHDLQPGDRVLLRNVGFQGKHKLANRWGSDPYIICSQLPNIPVYQVRPEGKEGPTKTWHRNNLMPLAETVRMINSEPKRAQGKSNSRRSKRLQRRGGATQLAEEPVTTFDGEEDSDSEWGINGLFYDSVHNNPIESDLNANALEFIPCQIDQSKTDICIDGSSALNEQQNESFPLPTMDNDLLFAVNPSVGDSRVTPELEDVTTTEIKCVNDAPPVEACSPVNTSELRPPRQIRPPQRLTYDTMGNSTQEPVSTAHRGIYAHVPFALCSKGDTLPTIMCVDDAPWWNVPFDYSTNVQLVKHLYDLMEDIIPGEHCLIRDIKVNRDTEEERTDVLLQWETPVSALDFPEDFEFGKEGLKARLVRTEFSPENKSVDANDMVTTSELVQALTEVMSKCATLGQESLASEYRKLKFFSGTQPTPNGEEEFEPWLDQVLQVIEEWSVSEAIKKQRVAESLKGAAAEVIRNLRLSKRDCSARDYLNALQDVFGRTETVEELQYKFTHTYQMEGEKLSQYIRRLDRILHQLMLKKGIDSDQVDQKRLQQIFQGALPLDPIMIKMRAQTKQTTLMYHQLVKAVREEEAVLEERSTAQVQTGAMVHSAVSFEASQIQSQVATLADSITQIVKTVEGLQKTVKTLAEEKQTDAASAGKLQRASVKEPTVCPSSKRSINNTMKERIPASNSSPIFTSDDRRRTQPDLRPSEQFRVSPIKPAPLKETAKASRRPSTAHQHANCKAVERTRNEKLPAGLIGPSPLVPIKIEGIYSKALLDTGAQVTILFRDFYQKHLKHLPLQRLEDLEIWGLSDTKFPYDGYVSLKLEFPTPVVGISEEVDTLAVVCPRPKEKGEAAMLVGTNTDFIRRLLRLQLAENCPSLHPFLKPVYYALKKEKINQKEEIGHVWAKVRMCGKAVTSHFMMEMGSEVELPPGLELIPEVWPADKLKHPHDTLPVGLKNKGSTPIILRSQVRLGNVYAATPLSPKWVARIKEMLKQKKNCFSTSEYDIGRSKSEMHSIRLKEDRPFRERSRRVAPGDLEDLRQHLMELKTAGVIQESRSPYASPIVVVRKKNGSIRMCIDYRTLNQRTIPDQYTTPRIEDALNCLVGSKWFSVLDLRSGYYQIPMDPRDREKTAFITPLGFFEFNDMPQGLSNAPATFQRLMERTVGDMHLLEVLVYLDDIIVFGKTLEEHETRLRKVLNRIEKEGLKLSLDKCKFFQPSVTYVGHVVSAEGIATDPSKVEAVTSWPKPRTITELRSFLGFCSYYRRFVQGFAKTARPLNQLLQSDVDVTEPDEGFKLKNVKGPRGPKECIEDRWTSECDEAFEKLKHCLTHAPVLAYADSTKPYTLHVDASREGLGGVLYQEQDQGLRPVAFISRSLSPTEKNYPAHKLEFLALKWAVVDKLHDYLYGAEFEVQTDNNPLTYIQTTAKLDATGHRWMAALSNYNFSLKYRPGTQNGDADGLSRRPHEDLHPDDEWVEIPAPGVRAMCQFSTVQQRSE